The window TGTGCTACAGATCTCAGCCCTTTATGTGGACTGTGAGTCACTGGTCCGAGCCCTTCAAGAATTGCCTCTGTCACTCCGGCTGAATGTGGCTGCTGAGTTAGTCCAGGTAACACTCCTTCAAACATATTTAGGTTTGGGGACCAAAGAACAAGAGAAAGGAGGCTCATCTTCCCAACTCTATGTCTTGTGACAGTTGTTTTGAATCCTCTTTTGCCATCTGTGATGTTTAATGTTTCATCAACAAGTTGCTGCATTGCATCATAACATATTATCCGGAGGCTGCactactcttttctttctttatcatttGAGATTCTGCAAGGAAATCATCATTGCCACTTACAGTGGGGTTTTGAGAATGATGGGGGAGTGACCATAGGGTTAGGAAGGGAGAGagtcacagaatattagagctaaaAAGGCCTTAGATGTCACTTTAGTCCAAAGGGAAGCCATTACCAGCTGGGAAGGCAGAAGCCAGAGCTGATAGTAATTGGGGGTTGGGCAAAGGACAGGATGAAAAGACTTGCAGGGCTGTGCTATAGCCAATCTGCTTTCATTTACAAGGGACCACATTTGTTAGTCATTGAAGTACAACTAGATGGCAGAGACGTACCTGAGACAGAGGAAGTTGTTTGTGTTCTTTGAAAACAGGCAGTTTTAACCATGAGATGTACAGCTAAGAGAACAGAACTTTAGAAATTGGTGAAAAAAGCTCTCAAAATAAATCCCATGACCTTGAAGGAGCATTTGAATAGTGATCACTGTGATCATAGTGATCAGTGTAGGAATAGTTACTATATGTGAAGAATCAAAACAAGGAGACCAGAGGCTGATTATGGTTTCTCTTTGGAACACCGGCCAACTCATTTTTGTTTTACTCAATGGATGTCCTGTATTCATTTTTCCAATGACTTATTCGGGGTGACATTCATTTTCTTAATGACATGAAGATTTATGCATAAAGACATCATTGAGTAAACACAAACTTAAGAGATTCGTTGTACTACCAAAGGTAAATATGGCTCTTCTTATGGAAATCTTGTAGAGTACAAGCTATAatacctttcccttttttctgttaaGTTCTTTATAGAACCCCAGTCAACATGATTTAATAGCTGAGGTGTGAGGAATGTCTTATGGATATATGCAGGTTAATGTGGAAAGCCTTCTCTTGAAGGGAATGTTCAGTTCACATGAAAAAGATTTaggatattttgttttattggaaACCCAATATATGAGCCAGAATTATGAAGtggctgctaaaaaaaaaaaaacaccctgatGCTATCTTCGGCTACATTAATTAAAGTGTAAAATCCttgaaaaaggaaagagtaagtcttgtggaatattgtattcagttctgggtaccaagTCTGAGGAATATACTGGAGCTCCCTCTGAGAAGGGTGAGTAGGAATGATTATCTGTTTCCTTATATGACACAATTTAGGTGGGGCATTATAGTTGTTTTCAAGTGCCtgaaggggaggtggggaggtggaggtggggagagggcatTATTAGTTTTTATTCCTGCAGATTCAGAGGGCAGATGTAGCTCAAtttaaggaagaattttctaattGTCTACAAGTGCTAACTGTCTGAAAGCTGTCTAAAAATGTAGTAAGTTGTTTTCTGAGATAGTGAGCACTTACCTGGGAACTCAGGTAATGGTTGTCTCACCATGAGTTGGGGAGGAAAACTTTTGTATTAGGTAGAATTTTGCTAGATAAGTTTTTAGAGCTCACACTTTCTAAAACGATaccataggtatttaataaatactgaagCATTTTTGCATATGGATTTGCATTTGATTTCTCAAACcagtttttatatttaaatagtcTTAGCTAATTTAAAAAGGATGATGGGGATTAACAGAACTAGAGAAAATATGACTCTCCTCAGTTGCTTTTTTACTATACTGTTTAGTCAGGAGAGTAAGGCAGCAGGCAGCCCCTCTTGTTGTGTTCCCAGTTATGCAAGTATATACTGGTTCTAGGTGGTATTATGAGTTCTTCCAGTCAACTCGGTTTTGTGCTTGGTTCTTAAGGCTACAGCTCCTCTTGAGCTACCCCAGATGAAaccaaagaaaatggaagatggCAAGGGACTGGGTATGCAGATGAGATGGTCCTTGGGGCCAGGCTCTGATATGATCACTGATGCTGCCAACCGTCCAGTGCCCGTGGGTAAAGATGGACCTAGGCCGTGCTCTTCAGAAGCTTTTCAGAAAATCACTCCACCACTGCAGCAAACTGTTGACCACCTGGATGAAGAACTTGATCTGCTGCTAAATTTAGATGCTCCAGTAAAAGAGGAAGTTAACATTCTAATAGCTCAGACATTTCAAGATCCTGAAGCCAAGAAAGCTGGAAAGGTGGTCCAAGAGGAAAATGGTACgcctttgattttgtttgttcctTCCCCATGTCTCTTCTGATTCCTATATTTTGGTTTATTACTGAAAATAGGCAGACTTGTCCTAATTCCATCTTGCATACATATTTCTAATGGCATCTGACATTGATCCAGGGTTGTATACTGACATCTGTCTTTGTGCTTATTATACCTCTGCTTCACCCTGAGTTGACCTTTCTGAGAGCATCCCTCTCACTATAGAGATAGCTCATATACTGTTGCATACTTAATTATGATCTTCAATCTAAGGCTTTAAAATTAAACCTTTCTATGCTTTTAAGTGTAGTAGGATACATGTAGCCCCAAGCCTATTCCTTTGGTATCTAGTCTTTTTCAGCATCAGACCTTTTTGTGGAGTTGTACTTTTTTTGTGTGCATATAGCagataagaaaataatttgttttggcTGTAATGGAAATAAAAGGGACAGACGCCTGGAGCAGTTTCTCTTATTCCCATTGGACACCTCATTAATTTTCAGGGTTGCTGCAAAGGAAAGGAATGATCATCTGGTCGTCGATTGAATAATATGAGGAATTTGTGAACCTCAATTTCAGAATTACATAACTTTAGCCTACTTAGTGATCATTTCCTTAGATGTTCTTGCATCTGTTTGGGGAGGACAGGAATGATTTCCATCAGTAAAGAATCAAatttactatgtgtgtgtgtgtatcacacacacacacacacacacacacacacacacacgcacgcacacttGTATCATGGAACAAACTCTCGGAAAACCTTACCAATCCTCTAATAGAGACTGGTgaaatgttctattttttttctttccccagttcCAGAAAAACCCTCTGTGACAGAAGAAAAGAGTTTGGAATCTGAGCAACCACCATGTACATCCAAAAATGTTACTGAGGAAGAGCTTGAAGATTGGTTAGACAGCAtgatttcataaagaaaaaaatgcctgcaGAACTGGAGCTGCCCTGTTGCTTATGGGTAACTTATGGATGGATTAAAGGGAGATATGAATGAGGCAGTCCTTCAGGAAGAGATATTTTTAGCACACCCCAAATCAGCATTCCATCATGGTTATGGTAGTATGCCTCCCTCTATATTTCAGACAACAGTTAGCATAATAAATTAAAGAGGCTCATTACAGTCATTCTTTCTGGCATAAAATTCTAATAACCCGACTTCCTTAAGCAAGTGGAATGCTGTCCCCCATACCATAGGCTTCCCATCTGCTAATAGTAAAATCCAGGTTGCACCTAGCCCCCAGTATTTGTTTACAGTGAATTAGGTGCTGCTGAATAACAGGATGTGATAAGAACAAGGTGTGATTGGTGCCTATAtgcatttgggaaaaataaattataaatgctgGTAAAACTgttttctccccctctttctgGGTGTTGGATCTTTTCTGTCTTGTGtcatttctttcaattttcatgTTATGGCACAGGCAGTGTATGTGGTAAATTAGATGAGGCCATACTGGGCTTTGGTTTGTAATGTTTTATTTCAGGGgcacttcatttttatttcaggAGAAACGCCTAAATATAGCAGATTCACTACTTACAAAGGACCATGAAGCATTACTTGATTTTGGCATAAGATTTGGATTTCCAGTTTCTGATACAGTACATTTCTTCTAATAACAGCTACTGGCTAGCTGCTATTGACAGAATCATATAGAATGGATAACTGTCAAGTGCAGTTTCATACATTAAAATAGAAGAGCAGCACAACTAATTAATGAAACTTTCCATCTAAAACACTAACATAAAAAAACTTGCATAGCTATGTCTACAGAAGTTTTAAGGCACTTAATCGATATTTCAGTGTCGATAAAGTGTTgagttttctctatttcttttactGCTTAAAGCTTTTCAAGCTGTATCTGGATACATTCACTAGCAAGTACCATGGGAAAAATTGACTGTAGTTAAAATATTAAGTTCAGACCATGAGTAACGACTGGAGACATCATCACTTGATATTTAAGTTCTTTTAAAGTTTCAGATATTATGCATTTAAGACCAAAAAACTTCTTTAGCCCTTTTGACTGTTACCAAACTCATAAAGAGTGATGGGATTCAAAACCATGCCAATAACCTCACTGTTTACATTGGAACATGACACAgctttttctcttaaaataaaGATGATGCAAGTCCCACAGCATGGGTCTGTTAGGCACAAAAAGCCTAATCCATTTCAGAAGTCACAGATTTATGGCAGGTTCTTGATAAAGAAGTACTTCTCAAACGTGACTACTGAAGTTCTATGCATGGGCGTGGTACAAAATTCTTTTTGTAGAGTGTTGGCTGGTTATGTAGGAACTCCTTTTATCTTATCACTGAATTACCCAAGCTGATCTTCATATTGTTTACGAAAACAGTCACCAGCTGGAAAGAAATCCCAACATCTTTCTTGGTACATCTTCCAGACATAAGATTCCTGAAATAATTTGAACAAAAGATACTGGTTTTACCTTCTTGTTCCACATACATGCACTGCATTAGCTTCATTTTTCCTtcagctttattttctttttactgtgGGTTAGACTTGGACATTAAGGAATTTTGCGAGAACCTGACATTCATAATGGTCAAATGGAGTCCCTTCTTCCTATAACTCAGTTCTCATCAGTCCATTTCCATGATACAAAGAGAGGTGTTAAGCTACAATGACCCCCTCACACTCTATCCCTATCACATGTCCACTTCGATGACTGCCATATCCTTAATTTGTCTCAGATGCCTCTACCCTTCATGCCTATATGTAGGTTGGAAAAGAGCAAAAAAATTCAGGCATGTGAAGTCAGGTTTCACTTTTTGTGCCTACACTAACCATTAAGAATCATTCCTATTCCGTCTACAATCTAAAGCATTCCAGCTCTCTTACTAAGGCAGTGGGGTTTGATCTTATGTAATGGCACCCTGTGCTGATGGGAGGGTATCACATGGAAACCTGCCAAACAACCACTTCATCTTATGCTGGGGTTTTAGCCCTTACACGTGAGAACCACCTAGCTCCTTGTTTGTATACATGCTAGCTTCCCATGTTTTCAGATGTGGGtatgtttcagtttcttcctttcatctttcttctcatgattcttctttaccttttctcACACTCAATCACACAGGATTCTGTCAAACATGGAATTCTTTTCCTagatatatttttgttatattcacACATCCACATCTTTTCCCCTCTCATGCTTCAATTCTTCATATGTTCTTGTTTTCTTAACTGGGAGCCCTCTGTGGTTATTGTTGATTTGATACAGGTCCACTATTTCAAGTAAGGCCTAGCCATGTTTTATTCTATTCCTGGTTATGGCAAACACCTTGCCTTTGGATCCATACTTCTCTACTTTTTTAGTGGTGGAACCATAATCAGATcagtttcatcatgagtcctttggaattgtggttctTCGTTATGCTGATCAGGGTTACAAATCTTTCAAAGCTGATTGTCCTTATAATATTTGCTGTTACTGCATAAATTGTCCCCCAAACAGGTAACTCTCCAAACCAAAATTCTTCTGTACAGattgcttcccccattagaatgtaagcttgttgagggTATTGTCTTCACTCTTGTATTTTTGTATCCTAAAGTTTAGCGCAGTGATTTGCATATAAGAAGCACTTTTATaagtattttctcattcattcagtaTCTAAATCTGTCTCTTATACTCTCTCATACagttttgctctgattttttattATGTGATCTACTTCCTGTTTACTCTTCTCACTGTAAACTGTAGGAGACAATTCTACCCAATGCTAGTTCCGCTACTTCCTCTTAAGGTAAAGCATGGAGGAAGCTGATGGAGCTATTGAATACTGAaatgaattttttgtttcttgctagAAGAAAGCATAGGGACAAGATGAGGAATTAGGATAGTGGGGATCAGCAAGTTAAATATGCGTGACACTTGTTATCTTAAGATCTTCACAGACCTAGTCACTTAAAGATAAAAATCAACAGAGAAACATTCACAAAGAGTTCATGATTCAAAGATGAGCTTAGCCTGAGAGatgaatgataaatgaatgaCCAACTTTCATTTGTGCTTTAAGGGAACTGGCCAGTCTTTTCCCGTTCTTagggaagatgtgtgtgtgtgggtgtgtgtgtgtgtactttcaTTAGCCTAAGCAGACAATgtgattgatatatttttttaaaacatagtttCTCTTACCTGACCTGTGTGCTCTGTTTCATCTTTATTAATCAGATACATCAGAAAGAACCTGAAATAAGGatgaaagaagtagaaaaacaaagggaaataaaTATTAGTAGAAATTCATGTTGCCAAGAAATCAAAGTAAGCTTaaaacatgagagagagagagaaagagagagagagagagagagagagatgtcagCATCAACCCAAACTCTTCATTACCATATCTCCATCCCTTTTACAactaagggaagggaaggaaagaagccaCAAGGCCTGAAGAcagttttttttccaaataaaaaatattatcaaaCCTCAAAAATCAGAGTACTCAACTAAAAGTTAAAGACAATATGTGAAGTGGGAGATTGAAGCTCAGGATAAGGTAGGGAAGGATATAATGAATGACTATATCAACCAAACATCAGGATACTAGAAAGATATTTCTTTCACAAAACCTTGTTAAAAGGAGGACTCCATTATCCTAAGATTTCAGGCTTGAAGGCACCAAAGATAAGGAGGGCAGGAGCTTATGCTTGCTCCATATATAGGATATCATTTGAGTATCCTCCAATCCCCTCCATCCCATGATGCAGCTACAGAATTAAAACTGAATATGTTTAGTCTAGCTCTCAGAAGGTCTGTTTTAGGAACCCATTTCCATTTGAAGGCCTTAGAAGAACAATCAGAGCTCCCAAATCCCAGAGACACAAAGGCTTATACTTTGGGGAACTCAGCAATTGGAAGTGGGAAATGGCTTCTGGTTGTCTCATTATCCACCATCTTGGAATAAAGCTGGCACCAAGTATGAGTCCAGTTTGGAATACCCGAACATCAGTTATTTACTGACCCAGATGCTTAAAACTACCTGCCACTATCACCTGCTTGTGAGTACCAGAtcttggaaactgaggccatcatCGCTGTATTCCTAGGGTAGGCATAGTCCCAGCTCCTGCTCCCACTTATCTCTAACTTTGGAGTTCATTTCCACTCACTGTCTTCCCAAAGATCTACCAAAACTGCTCCCCAGTTCATATCCTCTTCTATTTTCTAGTTCCATTGTGCCCCCTAGCACCTCTAGATCCTAGATCTCTTTATCTCATACTCTGTCCCATTTTTTGGCCCTGAAGGAAATTACTTTTTTAGGAAAACCCTGCATATCTGGCCACCCCCAATGCTGgctgctctttccattatttttccaacccctttttgttcttccagctCAATCTCAGCATATCACCTTGTACTTTGTTAAGAACATACAGGCCATTTGCCATTAGTTCCTCCTTCCATACTCTGCCTCAAAACAACATCTATATTGACCCAATTTGCTTTCCTTCAAACGGTCCTTGTCTTTGCCAAAGTCAACTCTTCTGTTTGTTCATTGATCTCCTCCTCTCCTTATTTCCTCTGGGATCTTGcccttttatcatttcctttattcTTAGGTATTGAATGTTTTTCAGCTACTTGCAGATTTTCTCAGGTCTCCCTATACATAAAACTTAGACATGGCCTTACCATTCCCTCAAATTATCATTCTATATTCTTCATTTTTACATTCAAACTCCTAGAAGAATTTACATTTGTTTTCTCTGTTGCCTTATCTCCCACTTACTTtctaatgctttaaaatttggcTTCTGACCCTACCTCTCTGCTGATACTACTTTATCTCCTCTTTGGGCTTTCATGATattgctctttcctggttctcctcttaatGGTCTGAATGTTTCTTTTCACTCTCTTTTGTTGGATCATCATCCATCTCCCATGAAGTATAGATCCCTCATAGAAAGTCCTaggctctctttccttctttccctataGTTAATGATGTCCCTAGGTAGGTACAGGGAAGAAGTCAGTggataaggagagattgaatATGAAAGTTGAGAGAATGATCAAGGAGGCAAACTCTCAGAGGAGAGAGATGATGAGATCAAGGGCCCCATTCACATAAATTCAAGTATGATGTCCTAATTTCTTTCCTAAGTTTTAGTTTTATATTGCTGACTGTCAGATGTCTAACTGGAATCTCAAATTCACTGTCTCCTTACCCTAAACTTCCTCAATACTTTTGGGAGCACCATCATTCTCCCAGTCAACTGGGTTTGCAACTTCAGAATCATCCCTGGTTCTTCATACTCACTTACTACCCCTCCTTTCCACTGCACCCTCCTCCCCGACATTATTCACTCAGTTACTAGGTCTTGCTAGTCTATCTCTCTTTGCCTTATATCTAGTTTAAATGTTCATCAGttcttgcctggactactgcaatagcttcctaactggtctttttatttccagtctctcttctctctagtatATCCTTTATACAGCTACCCAAATGTTCTTGCTAAAATGAAAGTTTCAATTGTGCCATTCCTCTGCTCAAGGacttcagtggctcccatttACCTCTAGGATAAGAAGCAAACTCATAAATTAAAACTTTTCATAATCTGGCTGTATTTTACTATTCACTTATTTTACAtgccagccaaactggtctactaATTGTTATCTGTACTACCTATCTCACCTCTTCATGACTCCACCTAGGGtatccccccatgcctggaaatgtACTCCTGCCACACACtcacttctttcaagtctcagctcaagggGTACCTCCTAACCTTCCTGAATTCCCACATCTATCCAACTTGTTCAGTGTTTTCCAACTGAAAGAAttgagtaaggaagatctgagttcaaatcttggcttagacacttatttgctgtgtaatcctggacaggTCACGTCAACTctatcaacctcagtttcctcatattgtgaaatgaggataaataatagcaactacctcacacAGTTGTCAGTTGTGAAGATCAACAAGATAATGtaaaaaagcactttgcagatattaaataaatggtagctattattcctcctgaaattattttctatttacttaatCTGAGCACAAGTTGCTCTTTGTGCTCAGGATTattttgtttctgcctttctatccctagcacctagtacaCATTCATTTCATGTAAGAGCAgttttataaatatgtttattgaattaaactgCCCTGGATAAGATCACATCCTagaacagagattcttaacctggggcctgtggattttcttttctttttctttgtttccagttacaaattctcttcgtcttctcccacccattgagaaggcaaaaaatacaataaccattttacatgtgaaatcatgaaaaacatttcctcattagccttgttgaggaaaaaaatatgcttcaatctgtacttagAGCTCATCAGTTCTCTTCCTagagaggtagatagcatttttcattataagtcctttggaattgtcaggCATCACTGtatttgatcagagtagctaaatctttcacagttgcttATATTTTcaattgctattactatg is drawn from Dromiciops gliroides isolate mDroGli1 chromosome 2, mDroGli1.pri, whole genome shotgun sequence and contains these coding sequences:
- the AVEN gene encoding cell death regulator Aven, translating into MQAERGARGGRGRRRPERDRDRSGQGPEPGPGAAARGGGDGGGGGGRGGWDRSRGRGRGGRGSRGGRGGGGGGATHGAHRGGRREQRGRGSRPSELVEGDDAETYEENNEWGNYSRRKIVSNWDRYQDFEKETENESGESQRGTDFSVLLSSAGDSFSQFRFAEEKEWDTEASSPKQISALYVDCESLVRALQELPLSLRLNVAAELVQATAPLELPQMKPKKMEDGKGLGMQMRWSLGPGSDMITDAANRPVPVGKDGPRPCSSEAFQKITPPLQQTVDHLDEELDLLLNLDAPVKEEVNILIAQTFQDPEAKKAGKVVQEENVPEKPSVTEEKSLESEQPPCTSKNVTEEELEDWLDSMIS